One Pseudonocardia sediminis DNA window includes the following coding sequences:
- a CDS encoding DUF4333 domain-containing protein: protein MSTPQGPDRQGRHPSDAEQTGELPTWGTPPPGGWGQADPDAPGRDDDLSGGPQGGRGAEATGGWAPTGGAGSTGVWEQTGGAGSTGAWAPAGGAQETGGWAPAASEGTGGWPSQPGGRRRAEDRVPDQPGYAGRPGYDDSDWAPSPWDQPAAPRSDVPAGRAPVWGDESTAVAAPAGGRRRAPDDDAGAGPTGVWGPTDDGVLPGEEPWAPDDVVRRPKRGPLGLGRGALVGIVGGVVVIAVLLVLAFVAPGFAVTRTLDKTALQNGVNQILSQNYRLQVGAIDCPDDVEVTAGTTFECQAVVDGEQLAVPGRVITDDGAYQVGRV, encoded by the coding sequence ATGAGCACGCCACAGGGACCCGATCGACAGGGCCGCCACCCCTCCGACGCCGAGCAGACCGGCGAGCTGCCCACCTGGGGCACCCCGCCGCCCGGGGGCTGGGGCCAGGCCGACCCGGACGCGCCCGGACGTGACGACGACCTGTCCGGCGGCCCGCAGGGCGGGCGCGGCGCCGAGGCGACCGGCGGGTGGGCGCCGACCGGCGGTGCCGGATCGACCGGGGTCTGGGAGCAGACCGGTGGTGCGGGTTCGACCGGGGCGTGGGCCCCGGCCGGTGGTGCGCAGGAGACCGGGGGCTGGGCTCCGGCGGCGAGCGAGGGCACCGGCGGGTGGCCGTCGCAGCCGGGCGGCCGCCGTCGCGCCGAGGACCGCGTCCCGGACCAGCCGGGGTACGCCGGCCGGCCGGGATATGACGACAGCGACTGGGCACCGAGCCCCTGGGACCAGCCGGCCGCACCCCGCTCGGACGTACCCGCCGGACGGGCGCCGGTCTGGGGCGACGAGTCCACCGCTGTCGCCGCGCCGGCCGGTGGACGGCGCCGCGCTCCGGACGACGACGCCGGAGCCGGGCCCACCGGCGTGTGGGGCCCGACCGACGACGGCGTCCTGCCCGGTGAGGAGCCGTGGGCGCCGGACGACGTCGTGCGCCGCCCGAAGCGCGGCCCGCTCGGCCTGGGCCGGGGCGCGCTCGTCGGGATCGTCGGCGGGGTCGTGGTGATCGCGGTGCTGCTCGTACTGGCGTTCGTCGCACCCGGCTTCGCGGTGACCCGGACCCTGGACAAGACGGCCCTGCAGAACGGCGTCAACCAGATCCTGAGCCAGAACTACCGGCTGCAGGTCGGGGCGATCGACTGCCCGGACGACGTCGAGGTCACGGCCGGGACGACGTTCGAGTGCCAGGCCGTCGTCGACGGCGAGCAGCTCGCCGTCCCCGGCCGCGTGATCACCGACGACGGCGCCTACCAGGTCGGCCGCGTCTGA
- a CDS encoding GNAT family N-acetyltransferase, whose translation MSDHPRVRVLEPDELRASTDLFRAALHILPLDDDGWRRGGSRHVPGRTLGAFEEPAAGEDPELVGTAMSFPCRTAVPGGAGLDTAAVSLVAVRPDRTRRGHLSALMRAQLADVASRGEVLATLRASETGIYGRFGYGIATRGRQVRIRAGATLRADAPSGGSVRLIPLDRARTVLPELHERAALRRPGGMTRFEGWWPMFLEGHRPATEFRAMAVHTGPDGDDGWAVWSVDSGDHADGDTVRVLDLHAGNPVASADLWRFLLGMDLTARVTGRLRPLDEDLSLLLTDPREFHVEDVADETWLRLVDVPAALAARTWGDAAPVVLGVHDRLLPANDGAFRIGPDGPKPVEDVTAPDLECDVDALAMAYLGDRRPSELVAAGWWRAHDDAAVARADALFATADVPWCGTFF comes from the coding sequence GTGAGCGACCATCCCCGCGTCCGTGTCCTCGAACCCGACGAGCTGCGCGCGTCCACCGACCTGTTCCGCGCCGCCCTGCACATCCTCCCGCTCGACGACGACGGGTGGCGCCGCGGCGGATCCCGGCACGTCCCGGGCCGGACGCTGGGAGCGTTCGAGGAGCCCGCCGCGGGGGAGGACCCCGAGCTGGTCGGCACGGCCATGTCGTTCCCCTGCCGCACCGCCGTACCGGGCGGGGCGGGGCTGGACACCGCCGCGGTCAGCCTGGTCGCGGTGCGCCCCGACAGGACGCGGCGCGGTCACCTGAGCGCGCTGATGCGGGCCCAGCTCGCCGACGTGGCGTCCCGGGGCGAGGTCCTGGCCACGTTGCGGGCCAGCGAGACCGGCATCTACGGCCGGTTCGGCTACGGCATCGCCACCCGCGGACGTCAGGTGCGGATCCGTGCCGGCGCGACGCTGCGCGCGGACGCGCCGTCCGGCGGCTCCGTCCGGCTGATCCCCCTCGACCGTGCGCGGACCGTCCTGCCCGAGCTGCACGAGCGCGCCGCGCTGCGCCGCCCGGGCGGGATGACCCGTTTCGAGGGCTGGTGGCCGATGTTCCTGGAGGGACACCGTCCGGCGACGGAGTTCCGTGCGATGGCGGTGCACACCGGCCCGGACGGCGACGACGGATGGGCCGTGTGGTCCGTCGACTCCGGCGACCACGCCGACGGCGACACCGTGCGGGTGCTGGACCTGCACGCCGGCAACCCGGTGGCCTCGGCGGACCTGTGGCGGTTCCTGCTCGGGATGGACCTGACCGCCCGCGTCACCGGACGCCTCCGCCCGCTCGACGAGGACCTGTCGCTGCTGCTCACCGACCCGCGCGAGTTCCACGTCGAGGACGTCGCCGACGAGACGTGGCTGCGCCTGGTCGACGTCCCGGCCGCGCTCGCGGCCCGGACCTGGGGCGACGCCGCACCGGTCGTCCTGGGCGTGCACGACCGCCTGCTCCCGGCCAACGACGGCGCGTTCCGGATCGGCCCGGACGGGCCGAAGCCGGTCGAGGACGTCACCGCACCGGACCTGGAGTGCGACGTCGACGCCCTGGCCATGGCCTACCTCGGCGACCGCCGCCCGTCGGAGCTGGTGGCGGCCGGGTGGTGGCGGGCCCACGACGACGCCGCGGTGGCCCGGGCCGACGCCCTGTTCGCCACCGCGGACGTCCCGTGGTGCGGCACGTTCTTCTGA
- a CDS encoding NAD(P)/FAD-dependent oxidoreductase, with translation MVGGGAAGLSAGLTLARARRDVLVLDAGEPRNAPAEGVHGFLTRDGIAPAELTALGREEVTRYGGQVRSGRAVSARRTAGGFTVRTADGDELTARRLILASGVAEEFPDVDGLRERWGRDVVHCPYCHGWEVRDRAIGILATGPFGVHQAQMLRQWSDDVTLFLHTAPDPTDEEWERLAARGIAVVDGEVAGLEVTDDALSGVRLASGRVVAREAVVVLPRAVAGGALLDGLGLEIVEHPTGVATQLDTDPTGRTAVPGVWAAGNLRDPMATVVASAASGVTAAMAVNGDLITSETDRAVALRRGDPFSAASEARVAALVAGDRAHGLSAAGSRT, from the coding sequence GTGGTCGGCGGCGGGGCGGCCGGGCTCTCGGCCGGGCTGACCCTGGCCCGCGCACGGCGGGACGTGCTGGTCCTCGACGCCGGCGAGCCCCGCAACGCCCCGGCGGAGGGCGTACACGGCTTCCTCACCCGCGACGGGATCGCGCCGGCCGAGCTGACCGCGCTCGGGCGGGAGGAGGTCACCCGCTACGGCGGACAGGTCCGCTCGGGGCGGGCCGTCTCCGCGCGCCGCACCGCCGGGGGCTTCACGGTGCGGACCGCTGACGGCGACGAGCTCACCGCCCGCCGGCTGATCCTCGCGAGCGGCGTGGCCGAGGAGTTCCCGGACGTCGACGGTCTGCGGGAGCGCTGGGGCCGCGACGTCGTCCACTGCCCGTACTGCCACGGCTGGGAGGTGCGCGACCGGGCCATCGGCATCCTCGCCACCGGCCCGTTCGGGGTGCACCAGGCGCAGATGCTGCGCCAGTGGAGCGACGACGTGACGTTGTTCCTGCACACCGCCCCGGACCCCACCGACGAGGAGTGGGAGCGGCTGGCGGCGCGCGGGATCGCCGTCGTCGACGGGGAGGTGGCCGGGCTCGAGGTCACCGACGACGCGCTGTCGGGCGTCCGGCTGGCCTCGGGGCGCGTCGTCGCGCGGGAGGCGGTGGTCGTGCTCCCGCGTGCTGTGGCAGGAGGGGCCCTCCTCGACGGGCTGGGTCTCGAGATCGTCGAGCACCCGACGGGCGTCGCCACCCAGCTGGACACCGACCCGACCGGGCGCACCGCCGTGCCCGGGGTGTGGGCCGCCGGGAACCTGCGGGACCCGATGGCCACCGTCGTCGCCTCGGCGGCGTCCGGCGTCACGGCCGCGATGGCGGTCAACGGCGACCTGATCACCTCCGAGACCGACCGGGCCGTGGCGCTCCGCCGCGGCGACCCGTTCTCGGCCGCGTCCGAGGCGCGGGTCGCCGCGCTGGTGGCGGGCGACCGCGCGCACGGGCTCAGCGCCGCCGGATCCCGAACCTGA
- a CDS encoding M20 family metallopeptidase, with product MPDHHTDHTRPERPSRAYLDAVARETAVRAAGAEPLTSPFDGAPESLRAAVSDGLEAVSDEIVALSRALHADPETAYEEHRSVAAVADLLTRHGIDAEVGVHGLDTALRARIGGDTAGGNGPTVAVLAEYDALPGLGHACGHNVICSAAVGAFLALAHALSAPGAPGGTVVLLGTPAEEGGGGKELMARDGAFDGVDAAVMLHPFAHDIADHPFLGRRQVDVVYHGVAAHAAAQPFMGRNALDAVVLGYQGVAMLRQHLPDPDRIHGVITEGGDRPNVVPDRAAARYYLRSADADALRDMTTRVQAIAVGAAAMTGCGYELTWDPAPAYLPIRHNGTLAARWAVHQAGRGRTVHPRGVVPESETGSTDLGNVSFRIPAIHPMIAVAEPGTSLHTVEFGKASGGPGGDRAVVDGAAGLALTVADLLADGALREAVAAEFAEAGGPVDVPSFFEGA from the coding sequence GTGCCCGACCACCACACGGACCACACCCGCCCCGAACGACCCAGCCGCGCGTACCTCGACGCCGTCGCCCGCGAGACGGCCGTGCGCGCCGCCGGCGCCGAGCCGCTGACCTCCCCCTTCGACGGGGCGCCGGAGTCCCTGCGGGCCGCCGTCTCCGACGGGCTGGAGGCGGTCTCCGACGAGATCGTCGCGCTCTCGCGGGCCCTGCACGCCGACCCGGAGACGGCCTACGAGGAGCACCGCTCGGTCGCCGCCGTGGCCGACCTGCTGACGCGGCACGGCATCGACGCCGAGGTCGGCGTGCACGGGCTGGACACCGCGCTGCGCGCCCGGATCGGCGGTGACACCGCCGGGGGGAACGGCCCGACGGTCGCGGTGCTCGCCGAGTACGACGCCCTGCCCGGGCTCGGGCACGCCTGCGGGCACAACGTCATCTGCTCCGCCGCGGTCGGGGCGTTCCTGGCGCTCGCCCACGCGCTGTCCGCACCGGGCGCCCCCGGCGGGACCGTCGTGCTGCTCGGCACGCCCGCGGAGGAGGGTGGCGGGGGCAAGGAGCTCATGGCCCGCGACGGCGCCTTCGACGGGGTTGACGCCGCGGTGATGCTGCACCCGTTCGCCCACGACATCGCCGACCACCCGTTCCTGGGACGCCGTCAGGTCGACGTCGTCTACCACGGGGTCGCCGCGCACGCCGCCGCCCAGCCGTTCATGGGCCGCAACGCCCTCGACGCCGTCGTGCTCGGCTACCAGGGCGTCGCGATGCTGCGCCAGCACCTGCCCGACCCGGACCGGATCCACGGGGTGATCACCGAGGGCGGCGACCGCCCCAACGTCGTCCCGGACCGGGCCGCGGCCCGGTACTACCTGCGCTCGGCCGACGCGGACGCGTTGCGGGACATGACGACCCGCGTCCAGGCGATCGCCGTGGGCGCGGCCGCGATGACCGGGTGCGGCTACGAGCTGACCTGGGACCCGGCGCCGGCGTACCTGCCGATCCGGCACAACGGCACGCTCGCGGCCCGGTGGGCGGTGCACCAGGCCGGTCGCGGCCGGACCGTCCACCCGCGCGGCGTGGTGCCGGAGTCCGAGACGGGCTCGACCGACCTGGGCAACGTCAGCTTCCGGATCCCGGCGATCCACCCGATGATCGCCGTCGCGGAGCCGGGGACGTCGCTGCACACGGTCGAGTTCGGCAAGGCCTCGGGCGGGCCGGGTGGCGACCGGGCCGTCGTCGACGGGGCCGCGGGGCTCGCACTGACCGTGGCCGACCTGCTCGCCGACGGCGCGCTGCGCGAGGCCGTCGCGGCGGAGTTCGCCGAGGCGGGCGGTCCGGTCGACGTGCCGTCGTTCTTCGAGGGCGCCTGA
- a CDS encoding 5'-3' exonuclease: MTDRPLMLLDSASMYFRAYFGVPESIMAPDGTPVNAVRGFTDMIARLVTEHRPSKLVACLDLDWRPAFRVEALPSYKAHRVETAKAADEVPAGVPEEVPDTLGPQVPVIMEVLAAAGICTGGAVGCEADDVIGTLAHTESSDPVLAVSGDRDLMQIVRDGPAPVRLLYIGRGLNKAEYLGPAEVAEKYGVPLERAGAAYAEMAMLRGDPSDGLPGVPGVGAKTAATLVGRFGSWDELLTAVGDPSDTRIAATVRSKLGGATDYLSVVEPVVRVVTDARVDLSGDTTLPVTPADPDRLVELAQRWGLESSVQRLLTALTKAAAT; this comes from the coding sequence ATGACCGACCGTCCGCTGATGCTCCTGGACTCCGCGAGCATGTACTTCCGCGCCTACTTCGGGGTGCCCGAGTCGATCATGGCACCGGACGGGACGCCGGTGAACGCCGTGCGCGGGTTCACCGACATGATCGCCCGCCTGGTCACCGAGCACCGGCCGTCGAAGCTCGTGGCGTGCCTGGACCTGGACTGGCGGCCGGCGTTCCGGGTGGAGGCGCTGCCGTCGTACAAGGCGCACCGGGTCGAGACGGCGAAGGCTGCCGACGAGGTGCCGGCCGGCGTCCCGGAGGAGGTCCCGGACACGCTCGGCCCGCAGGTGCCGGTGATCATGGAGGTGCTGGCGGCGGCGGGGATCTGCACCGGCGGCGCCGTCGGCTGCGAGGCCGACGACGTGATCGGCACGCTCGCCCACACCGAGAGCTCGGACCCGGTGCTGGCCGTGTCCGGGGACCGCGACCTCATGCAGATCGTGCGCGACGGGCCCGCCCCGGTGCGCCTGCTCTACATCGGTCGCGGGCTGAACAAGGCCGAGTACCTGGGCCCGGCCGAGGTCGCCGAGAAGTACGGCGTACCGCTGGAGCGGGCCGGGGCGGCGTACGCGGAGATGGCGATGCTGCGCGGCGACCCCTCCGACGGGCTGCCCGGCGTCCCCGGCGTCGGCGCCAAGACCGCGGCCACGCTGGTCGGGCGCTTCGGCAGCTGGGACGAGTTGCTCACCGCTGTCGGCGACCCGTCCGACACCCGGATCGCCGCGACCGTCCGGTCGAAGCTGGGCGGGGCCACCGACTACCTCTCGGTGGTGGAGCCCGTGGTGCGGGTGGTCACCGACGCGAGGGTCGACCTGTCCGGCGACACCACCCTGCCGGTGACCCCGGCGGACCCCGACCGCCTCGTCGAGCTGGCGCAGCGCTGGGGACTGGAGTCGTCGGTCCAACGCCTGCTCACCGCACTGACCAAGGCCGCCGCGACCTGA